The Methanospirillum lacunae sequence GACAATGTAGATGGTGATGAGCTGTTTCCTGAAGGTTTAGATCCCCGGGGTTAGTCACTCCATTGTGGGCCCGGATGATCTAAAAAGATCAACAATAGTTATTAGTCCTCAAATCAGGGGTCATAAATTCCGGATTTGATGGGATTCTCCATTATTACAACGGGGGTTTAGGGAGATAGACAATGTAACATAGTGTTCAACAGGATATCTGCCTGACATTGATAGTGAGCTAGCCTCTGGTGAATTTATCGATGTACCACTACTTCATATCCAGAGAGGAGTGAATAGAAATGCTAAAAAAAGGGAAACATTTTTTATGTTACTGTTATTGCATTCGAGATTCTCAGGCTACCACCATAGTTTGCATTTTTAAGAGATAATGTAACCGAGTAGGTACCTACTACAGTATACACATGTGACGGGTTCTGTATTGATGACTGTGCCCCATCTCCAAAGTCCCAGGTCCATGATGTCGGATTTCCTGAACTCATATCCCTGAAATCAACAGTGAGTGGTGCATTTCCGGTTGTCGGATAGGCTGAAAACTGTGCAATAATCTTTCCCGGAACAGGAGTCGGGGTAGGCTCCGGAACTGGTCCGTCAGTGACAGTAATATAGTTATTCCATACCGCATAGCCTCCGGTCTGGTTATTCAAGGCACGGAGAGTTACAGAATACACTCCGGGAGTTGTGTACGTATGGATTGGATTCTGTGTTGTATTGGAAATTCCATCTCCAAACTGCCAGTACCACGAGGTTGGTGAACCGAGTGACTGTTCCGATGAGAACGAGACAGTCAGAGGACTCTGTCCATACCGTGTTGAAGCATTAAAGATTGCATGAACCTGCCCGGGCGTTGCATTCCCTATTGCCTGGATCTCGTGATCTTCAGTCAGTTGAGTAAAGGTCCAGTTGGTAACATTTCCTTTTGATTGTGAATCAACAACCACATCGCTGATTTCTGCGCCAGGTTTTGCCTGAGTAATAAAGGTCTGGTTCGTATAGGACCGGTATGAACTGTTCCCTCCTGGGACAATGATACCCCAGTTATTTGCAGTTGCATTGATTGTTACAGTTTTTTGAGGTACGAGGGGTGCAGTATCGTTTATTCCAGTGAGTAAATTGTAAGGGATTGTTGTATATCCTGATACATTAGGAGTCTGCTGATCTGACCATCCGGTTCCGGAAGGGTTACTCCAGTAATTACCTGCAATAAACGGCCCTCCAATAACATTTGTTCCAAGTTGTGGACCATCCGGATTCGTCCATAAGAATGAGTATTTACTGAGGTTTCCACCCCCACCGATATTGGTGTCACTTCCAAAGTAATTGTTATAAATTTTTCTTATTCCCTCATTACTCCTCCCATAAGAAGAACCAATTTGAACACCGGATTGACTTGTACTGTTGATCTGGTTTCCACATATTGATGTAACATAATTATCCAGGATTCCAACTCCAACTGTTGCATTCGTTATTATGTTATTATCAATACTGGAGTTATTCCCGTGGCATACTAATCCATTGAGAGTAGTATCACGGATGATATTATCTGATACAGTTGTATTCTCTCCTTGTATGACTATACCAAAAAAGGTATTAGAATATACTCTATTGTTTCTCACATTACAGTTGTCTTCATATGCTAAAATGCCATATGCATGATTATTTATGGTATTTTCTGAAAAAGTTCCATTTTCTCCCATCGCAAGGATTCCAAATCCATTGTTATTTGAAGATGAGAGAGTATTGCTTTTTATTGTAGCATTATCTGCAACTAAAAAAATGTTATAGTTATTCTGGCTTATTATATTGCCAATACACTCTATTCCAGAACCCCCTATCCCAATACCATAATCTAAATTATTTATTGCAGTATTTTCATTTATGGTGATATTATTTCCCTCAAATATACCTCCATTATAATTATTGTTAAATGAATTTTTCTTGATGCTTATGTTATCAACAACAGCATAGCAACCATACTCCTGATTGTTATTTAATACATTATCAGTAAGAATTGCATCCGTACCAGAGAGGTATATACCACTCTGACTATTATTCTTCAGGATGTTCTTTTCAATTGAGATATTTGAGCCTGATAAGATGGCACCAGTGAAATAGTTGTCACACATTGAGTTATTTATGAGTGATACCTGATTTCCTGTGGAGTTAATACCGGTATAGAATTTCTCAACTCCGGCAAAATTCCTGACTGTCGTATTGTTCTCTTCAGACCTTATTGTGATACCTGTATTTGTAGCGTTTCCGGTAATCTTCTGGGCATTGCCTTCAAGCACTACATCAGAGGCCCCAATATAAATTGCCGTGCTGTTTCCAGTTGAGAACCCATCCTGTAATGTGTAGGTCCCGGAAGAATAGATGTAATAACTCTGGTCGTTTCCGGTTGCATTGAAGTAATAATATCCACTACCTTCAGGTGTCGGTGTGATAGGGACCAGGACAACATTTCCCATCGTTTGAATTCCACCTTCTGAGGACACCAAACCTGAAACAAGCCCTTGAGTTTCATCTCCTGCAATGTGTGCCTTATTGACATCACTGATATTTTCCGGGGGTGCAGGAAGCGTAATATTCTCAAATTCAGGAAAATTTGGGAGAGAATTATTCAGTTTATTATCGATTAATGGTGAATTATTACCTGAATCTGCTAAACACGAAATAGTTACAGTTCCTAGAAGAACAAGCAAACATATGAACGTTTTCGGAATTAAGCCAGAATTGTTAAACATTATCCACCTTGGTCAATGGTCTTATCTTCATAAGATTACTAATATGCAAGAGGAACTCACCACAAAGATCAATCATTGAAATCAGACTGATTTCCTGCCGTCTATCACAGTTTATTAAACCCATCGTATCCCTCATCCCTCATCAGAAAAATCGACGAGAGATATGTTATTTGTATATCATTCAAATGATAATATAAAAGTATGCCATTATAACCTCACATCGCGAAATATATTCACATAAGGTAATAAAAATTACGAACCTCTTAAATTTAATTTGTGGTGTTCTTCCATATTGCGATGGTTACACTTTTTATTGATAATTTTTTTATATGTGCTCATATAATAATGGCAGAAATGAAGGACACCATACGGATCAGGAAGATTAATTGAAAGGTACTGGTATGAGGGCATTCCGCATTAGGAAAAAGAGAAAAAAAGTAATATAATATTTATGTTACGGTTATTGCATTAGAGATTCTCAAACTACCTCCATAATTCGCATTTTTTAGAGACAATGTGACCGGATAGGTACCTTTTGTTGTGTACGTATGTGATGGGTTCTGCAGTGTTACCTGTGCTCCATCTCCGAAGTCCCAGAACCAGGAAGTCGGGTTTCCTGAACTCATATCCTTGAAATCTACAGTGAGTGGTGCATTTCCGGTTGTCGGATATGCTGAGAACTGTGCAATAATCTTTCCCGGAACAGGAGTTGGAGTAGGCTCCGGAACTGGTCCGTCAGTAACAGTGATGTAGTTATTCCAGACTGCATAGCCTCCGGTCTGGCCATTCAGAGCCTGCAGAGTTACAGAGTATACTCCGGGAGTTACGTATGTATGGACCGGATTCTGTGTTGTATTCGTTATTCCATCTCCAAACTGCCAGTACCATGAGGTTGGTGAACCGAGTGACTGCTCAGATGAGAACAAGACAGTCAGCGGACTCTTTCCATACCGTTTTGAAGCATTAAAGATTGCATGAACCTGTCCTGGTGTTGCATTCCCTATTGCCAGGATCTCATGATCTTCAGTCAGCTGAGTAAAGGTCCAGTTCGTGACATTTCCTTGTGATGTGGAATCAACAACCACATCAGTAATTTCTGCACCAGGTTTTGGCTGAGCAATAAAGGTCTGATTCGTGTAGGACCGGTATGAACTGTTCCCTCCAGGGACAATGACACCCCAGTTATTTGCTGTTGCATTGATGATTACAGATTTTTGAGGCACAAGGGGTGCAGTATCGTTCATTCCAGTGACTACTTCGTAAGGGGTTGTTGTATATCCAGATACATTGGGCGTCTTCTGGTCTGACCACCCTGTTCCAGATGGGTTACTCCAGTAATTACCTGCAATAAACGGCCCTCCAACAACATTTGTTCCACGTTGTGGACCAGCAGGATTTGTCCAGGTATATGAATAATTACTGAAATTTCCGTATCCTCCGATGTTGATATCGCTTCCAAAGTAGTTATTGTAAATTTCTCCTAATCCTTCAGTGGTACCATAATAATCCAGGATTAAAAGACCAAACCGGCTTGTACTATTAATCTGATTTCCAATTACGGATGAATTATAATGATCAACGATTCCAACTCCAAATGTGGCATTCGTGATTATATTATTATAGACTGTAGAATTTTCGCCATAACATGCCAGTCCATAGAGAACAGTATCCCTGATGATATTATCTGATATAGTTTCGTTATTTCCTTCTAGAGCGATACCATAGATATTATTTGAATAAACTCTGTTGTTA is a genomic window containing:
- a CDS encoding PKD domain-containing protein → MSENSGLIPKFLVCLLILLTAVTIVCTAETNIKYSVFNDSKLNTSLTHLPDTKNFTLPAPPVNISEIKKTHTVVKDTSGFVSSLAFVDTDMKTMGNVVLVPITPTPEGSGYYYFNTTGHDQSYYIYSSGTYTLQDGFSTGNNSAIYIGASDVVLEGNAQTITGDTTNVGIAISSDESNATVRNFAGIEKFSNGIASNADNVSIVNNSIYDNYFSGVYSLGSHFSMQQTVLKNCSSVGVYVYGTDITLTDNFLNNNQGYGVYGYADNVTLERNSINNNAYGVTCIRDNLVCKENTITNNRFYGIGIESEGALIIGNIISQNGDNLFTARDNVTVKSNTISSSSDDYGYGIHGYGRNTTYSENTVNNNGYGIISSNSDCKAINNRVYSNNIYGIALEGNNETISDNIIRDTVLYGLACYGENSTVYNNIITNATFGVGIVDHYNSSVIGNQINSTSRFGLLILDYYGTTEGLGEIYNNYFGSDINIGGYGNFSNYSYTWTNPAGPQRGTNVVGGPFIAGNYWSNPSGTGWSDQKTPNVSGYTTTPYEVVTGMNDTAPLVPQKSVIINATANNWGVIVPGGNSSYRSYTNQTFIAQPKPGAEITDVVVDSTSQGNVTNWTFTQLTEDHEILAIGNATPGQVHAIFNASKRYGKSPLTVLFSSEQSLGSPTSWYWQFGDGITNTTQNPVHTYVTPGVYSVTLQALNGQTGGYAVWNNYITVTDGPVPEPTPTPVPGKIIAQFSAYPTTGNAPLTVDFKDMSSGNPTSWFWDFGDGAQVTLQNPSHTYTTKGTYPVTLSLKNANYGGSLRISNAITVT
- a CDS encoding PKD domain-containing protein gives rise to the protein MFNNSGLIPKTFICLLVLLGTVTISCLADSGNNSPLIDNKLNNSLPNFPEFENITLPAPPENISDVNKAHIAGDETQGLVSGLVSSEGGIQTMGNVVLVPITPTPEGSGYYYFNATGNDQSYYIYSSGTYTLQDGFSTGNSTAIYIGASDVVLEGNAQKITGNATNTGITIRSEENNTTVRNFAGVEKFYTGINSTGNQVSLINNSMCDNYFTGAILSGSNISIEKNILKNNSQSGIYLSGTDAILTDNVLNNNQEYGCYAVVDNISIKKNSFNNNYNGGIFEGNNITINENTAINNLDYGIGIGGSGIECIGNIISQNNYNIFLVADNATIKSNTLSSSNNNGFGILAMGENGTFSENTINNHAYGILAYEDNCNVRNNRVYSNTFFGIVIQGENTTVSDNIIRDTTLNGLVCHGNNSSIDNNIITNATVGVGILDNYVTSICGNQINSTSQSGVQIGSSYGRSNEGIRKIYNNYFGSDTNIGGGGNLSKYSFLWTNPDGPQLGTNVIGGPFIAGNYWSNPSGTGWSDQQTPNVSGYTTIPYNLLTGINDTAPLVPQKTVTINATANNWGIIVPGGNSSYRSYTNQTFITQAKPGAEISDVVVDSQSKGNVTNWTFTQLTEDHEIQAIGNATPGQVHAIFNASTRYGQSPLTVSFSSEQSLGSPTSWYWQFGDGISNTTQNPIHTYTTPGVYSVTLRALNNQTGGYAVWNNYITVTDGPVPEPTPTPVPGKIIAQFSAYPTTGNAPLTVDFRDMSSGNPTSWTWDFGDGAQSSIQNPSHVYTVVGTYSVTLSLKNANYGGSLRISNAITVT